In Papaver somniferum cultivar HN1 chromosome 1, ASM357369v1, whole genome shotgun sequence, a genomic segment contains:
- the LOC113298189 gene encoding uncharacterized protein LOC113298189: MATTNSSNFTTTSSAFLRSRVDNVSSSSLICELSFRSRTNVLCNISGRNVGDGDKNLKMSRISCSSNSVSPIRRKSSSVIENAEELGFEKSKNNHRLVKIQAIPTVPFSSSRPGGGTEQKKFYPRCTPNNNAPHSRDTPPKRDTGIANEKDWGISLNDHVNESGTNEDGSTWFRESGEDINLDNEGYRHRWTRMGGKSNDASSQWKEEWWEKSDWTGYKELGVEKSGMNAEGDSWWETWKEVHQQDIYSNLARIERSAEKQAKSGTEDAVWFEKWFEKYDAKGSTEKGAHKYGKLNEQSWWERWGEHYDGTGSVLKWTDKWAETELGTKWGDKWEERFVSGIGSRQGETWHVSPSGERWSRTWGEEHFGNGKVHKYGKSTTAESWDIVVDEETYYEGQPHYGWADVVGDSSQLLSIKPLDKPPGYYPGLGIPPSPSVDEPFSDDKTPPVDEPPPSPGFDSE, translated from the exons ATGGCAACAACAAATTCCAGTAATTTTACCACAACTTCTTCAGCATTTCTCAGAAGCAGAGTTGATAACGTCTCCTCTTCTTCGTTAATTTGTGAATTGAGTTTTAGAAGCAGAACTAATGTATTGTGTAATATCAGTGGTAGAAATGTTGGTGATGGAGATAAAAATTTAAAGATGAGTCGAATCTCTTGTTCTTCTAACTCTGTATCTCCGATTCGAAGAAAATCATCCAGTGTTATTGAAAATGCTGAAGAATTGGggtttgaaaaatctaaaaacaatcaTCGTCTAGTGAAAATCCAAGCTATTCCTACTGTGCCTTTCTCTTCATCTAG ACCTGGGGGTGGTACTGAACAAAAGAAGTTCTATCCTAGGTGTACACCAAATAACAATGCGCCGCATTCTCGTGATACTCCGCCTAAAAGAG ACACTGGCATTGCAAATGAGAAGGATTGGGGCATCAGTTTAAATGATCATGTCAATGAATCTGGCACTAATGAAGATGGTAGTACTTGGTTTCGTGAAAGTGGAGAAGATATAAATCTGGACAATGAAGGATATAGACATCGGTGGACTAGGATGGGTGGCAAAAGTAATGACGCTTCTTCGCAATGGAAAGAAGAG TGGTGGGAGAAGAGTGATTGGACTGGATATAAAGAACTTG GCGTCGAGAAGTCTGGGATGAATGCTGAAGGGGATTCATGGTGGGAAACATGGAAAGAGGTTCATCAACAAGATATATATAG TAATTTGGCAAGGATAGAGCGAAGTGCAGAGAAACAAGCAAAATCAGGCACTGAGGATGCGGTATGGTTTGAGAAATG GTTCGAGAAATATGATGCTAAAGGGTCGACAGAAAAAGGGGCTCACAAGTATGGGAAATTGAATGAACAGTCATGGTGGGAAAGATGGGGAGAGCACTATGATGGAACTGGATCCGTCCTGAAATG GACGGATAAATGGGCAGAGACCGAATTAGGAACCAAATGGGGAGACAAGTGGGAAGAGAGGTTTGTTTCTGGCATAGGTTCGCGCCAAGGAGAGACGTGGCATGTGTCGCCCTCTGGTGAAC GCTGGTCAAGGACGTGGGGAGAAGAGCACTTCGGAAACGG gaAAGTGCACAAATATGGTAAAAGCACAACGGCAGAAAGCTGGGATATTGTTGTTGATGAGGAGACCTATTACGA GGGTCAACCTCATTATGGATGGGCAGATGTTGTTGGTGATTCAAGCCAGCTTCTAAGTATAAAACCTCTGGATAAACCACCTGGTTACTACCCCGGTCTTGGAATTCCTCCGTCACCTTCAGTTGATGAACCATTCTCAGATGACAAAACACCTCCAGTTGacgaaccaccaccatctccaggaTTTGATTCAGAATGA
- the LOC113298193 gene encoding O-fucosyltransferase 16-like, with protein MALLRRRYSNSKHLRCFIVAISASILILIVLISVLVSTPVENTNHRHANRKHDLSNDEENENEIQNNDNVFHVPIIGRTTRHGDLWSSRLSKLYYGCSEASKKFTSAEDNTIANRYLVISASGGLNQQRTGITDAVVAARILNATLVVPKLDEKSFWKDSSNFGEIFNVDWFISFLANDVKIIKQLPEKGGKIMIPRRMRVPRKCTAKCYRNRVLPVLLKKHAVHLTKFDYRLANKLDKDLQKLRCRVNYHALKFTDPILKMGGELVRRMRNKSTHFIALHLRFEPDMLAFSGCYYGGGEKERRELGAIRKRWKTLHSNNPDKERRHGRCPLTPEEVGLMLRALGFGSDVHIYVASGDVYGGEETLAPLKRLFPNFHSKDTIARKEELAPFSSFSSRMAALDFIVCDESNVFVTNNNGNMARILAGRRRYFGHKRTIRPNGRKLYSLFLNSTQMSWETFSSKVHAYQRGFMGEPNEVRPGRGEFHENPSTCICENSEAKLNKDASNQSQSRINQGNESKDTGESNDDQYNDGEPLWPDTDYWDNQNEPLEKDVANIINSDYDELQKNEEQPELEELLSD; from the exons ATGGCATTACTAAGAAGGAGATATTCGAATTCAAAACATTTAAGATGTTTTATAGTAGCAATCTCAGCTTCAATTCTCATATTAATAGTTCTTATTTCTGTTCTGGTTTCTACACCTGTGGAGAATACAAATCATCGTCATGCCAATCGTAAACATGACCTT tcTAATGATGAGGAGAATGAGAATGAGATCCAAAACAATGACAATGTTTTTCATGTTCCG ATTATTGGAAGAACTACACGTCATGGTGATCTATGGAGTTCACGCTTGTCAAAATTATACTATGGTTGTAGTGAAGCTAGCAAAAAATTTACTT CTGCTGAAGATAATACAATAGCAAATCGATATTTAGTGATCTCAGCTAGCGGAGGGTTAAATCAGCAACGAACCGGA ATAACAGATGCAGTTGTTGCGGCTCGCATTTTGAATGCTACTCTTGTTGTTCCCAAGCTGGATGAAAAATCTTTTTGGAAAGACTCCAG CAATTTTGGCGAGATATTCAATGTTGATTGGTTCATCTCCTTTCTCGCAAATGATGTAAAAATTATAAAGCAACTTCCTGAAAAGGGAGGGAAAATTATGATTCCACGTAGGATGCGTGTCCCAAGGAAGTGCACCGCAAAATGCTATAGAAACCGTGTGTTACCTGTTCTATTGAAAAAACAC GCTGTGCACTTAACCAAGTTTGATTACAGGCTTGCAAATAAGCTGGATAAAGACTTACAAAAGCTGAGATGTAGAGTTAACTACCATGCTCTAAAGTTTACCGATCCTATACTCAAAATGGGTGGAGAATTGGTCCGAAGGATGAGGAATAAAAGCACCCACTTCATTGCCCTGCACCTAAG GTTTGAACCTGATATGCTAGCCTTTTCGGGTTGCTATTATGGTGGAGgagagaaggaaagaagagaactAGGTGCAATACGCAAGAGATGGAAAACTTTACAT tcAAACAACCCAGACAAGGAAAGGAGGCATGGAAGATGTCCACTTACTCCAGAGGAAGTTGGTCTTATGCTCCGAGCACTTGGGTTTGGTAGCGACGTGCACATCTACGTAGCATCTGGAGATGTTTATGGAGGAGAAGAAACATTGGCACCCTTAAAACGTCTCTTCCCTAATTTTCATTCAAAAGACACTATAGCCAGGAAGGAAGAATTGGCACCATTCTCATCATTCTCTTCCCGCATGGCTGCTCTCGACTTCATTGTTTGTGATGAAAGTAACGTGTTTGTGACCAATAACAATGGTAACATGGCCAGAATATTGGCTGGGCGAAG GAGATACTTTGGACATAAGCGTACAATTCGTCCAAATGGTAGAAAACTGTATTCTTTGTTTTTGAACAGTACTCAGATGAGCTGGGAAACATTTTCATCTAAGGTTCATGCTTATCAGAGAGGCTTTATGGGGGAGCCGAATGAGGTAAGGCCAGGCAGAGGTGAATTTCATGAGAACCCCTCAACTTGCATCTGTGAAAATTCTGAGGCCAAGTTAAACAAGGATGCAAGTAATCAGAGTCAGAGCAGGATTAATCAAGGAAATGAGAGCAAAGATACCGGTGAATCAAATGACGATCAGTATAATGATGGTGAGCCATTGTGGCCTGATACAGACTATTGGGATAACCAGAATGAGCCTCTAGAGAAAGATGTGGCCAATATAATTAATTCAGATTATGATGAGTTACAGAAAAATGAGGAACAACCGGAGTTGGAAGAGCTACTATCTGACTGA